One segment of Phycisphaerales bacterium DNA contains the following:
- a CDS encoding alpha-hydroxy acid oxidase → MPLLNLFDYEQRAAELLDKSALGYYSSGARDQISLRNNRSAWEEISLLPHILVDVSKRNSQTTILNNPISMPLIVAPTAMQKMAHPEGEIATARAVGQAGSIMILSTLSTVPVEEVTAAATGPIWFQLYIYKQMKDTAKLIERATKAGCSAIVITVDAPVWDVREADSRNQFALPEGMSLANLTGEMSNVDTQSGHASGLGANLNKYLSSSNTWQTIRDVQKLTDLPIFLKGVLRTDDALRAVDSGLQGVIISNHGGRQLDTAAPTVTRIAPVSQAVGDQIEVLVDGGIRRGTDVIKAIALGAKAVMVGRPILWGLTVDGADGVGQVLALLREEIETAMALCGCPSVADIDADLLQLPPNL, encoded by the coding sequence ATGCCACTACTGAATCTATTTGATTATGAGCAACGTGCCGCAGAACTCTTAGACAAGTCAGCCCTTGGGTATTACTCAAGCGGTGCACGCGATCAGATTTCTTTGCGCAATAATCGTTCTGCTTGGGAAGAGATTTCTCTACTGCCACATATTCTTGTCGATGTTTCAAAGCGTAACTCACAAACGACAATTCTCAACAACCCCATCTCGATGCCGCTCATCGTAGCGCCAACGGCAATGCAAAAAATGGCGCATCCAGAAGGCGAGATCGCTACTGCGCGGGCGGTAGGTCAGGCTGGAAGCATTATGATTCTCAGCACTCTCTCGACAGTGCCAGTCGAGGAAGTGACGGCGGCTGCAACGGGTCCGATCTGGTTTCAACTTTACATCTATAAGCAGATGAAGGATACCGCGAAGCTCATTGAGCGGGCCACGAAAGCTGGTTGTTCCGCAATTGTGATCACAGTTGACGCACCTGTTTGGGATGTGCGCGAAGCCGATTCAAGAAATCAATTTGCATTGCCTGAAGGCATGAGCCTGGCAAATCTCACTGGCGAGATGTCTAATGTCGATACCCAATCTGGCCATGCTTCTGGGCTTGGGGCGAATCTCAACAAATACTTGTCATCTTCCAACACATGGCAGACTATCCGCGATGTTCAAAAACTTACGGATCTGCCTATCTTTTTAAAAGGCGTTCTTCGAACCGACGATGCGCTTAGAGCTGTAGATTCAGGCCTTCAGGGCGTCATTATCTCAAATCACGGAGGCCGACAGCTCGACACAGCTGCCCCAACTGTCACGAGAATTGCACCGGTATCTCAAGCCGTTGGAGATCAGATCGAGGTCTTGGTTGATGGTGGAATTCGCAGAGGCACCGATGTCATTAAAGCGATTGCGTTGGGAGCAAAAGCCGTGATGGTTGGCAGGCCAATACTCTGGGGTCTCACCGTCGATGGTGCCGATGGCGTTGGCCAGGTACTTGCACTTCTTCGCGAAGAGATTGAGACAGCAATGGCTCTGTGTGGATGCCCGTCGGTTGCTGACATTGATGCTGATCTACTACAACTACCGCCCAATCTATGA
- a CDS encoding FUSC family protein produces the protein MSQFRLLNAAKTSLAIAIGLLLTWALSDTVAKAQWIVISSVVVMATLPNVGGVLQKAALRVGGTILAGVVAIVLVLILGGHPIAVGAALVIICGFFVYLGGNPKIGYLGSLAAITLIIMVDVFEPHLEQVFWRGINIVIGVSIALLVTRFVFPIRARLQLRLSMAETVEQFGKLVRTLEPIREEKTSPCDEVEDSIVQGILMQRGLLPLAATESRGFRSNRAAYEDVILAERMVLRVTQVIRYAMGHSEDGAAMIRSLEQISPLREDISIRLEELSNGLRKSKQISKGIAQSESEAQLKQDLRELMSEVSDRTFLSPPTFVFAMEYLRREVNHLHEAINKML, from the coding sequence TTGAGTCAATTTCGTCTGCTTAATGCAGCAAAGACATCACTCGCTATTGCGATTGGTCTTTTACTGACTTGGGCGCTATCAGATACCGTTGCGAAAGCGCAATGGATTGTCATAAGTAGCGTTGTTGTGATGGCAACATTGCCTAATGTTGGGGGTGTTCTACAAAAGGCTGCCTTGCGTGTTGGTGGAACAATCTTGGCGGGTGTCGTTGCTATCGTTCTCGTGCTCATCCTCGGAGGACATCCAATTGCGGTTGGAGCGGCATTGGTCATCATCTGCGGTTTCTTTGTTTACTTGGGAGGCAATCCTAAAATTGGTTATCTGGGTTCTCTGGCAGCGATCACGCTCATCATCATGGTCGATGTTTTCGAGCCTCACTTAGAACAGGTTTTTTGGCGTGGCATCAACATCGTTATTGGCGTGTCTATTGCATTACTCGTAACCCGATTTGTCTTTCCGATTCGGGCTCGCCTTCAGTTGCGACTTAGTATGGCTGAGACTGTTGAGCAGTTTGGAAAACTTGTGCGAACTCTTGAGCCTATTAGAGAGGAAAAGACATCGCCTTGTGATGAAGTAGAAGACTCCATTGTTCAAGGTATCTTAATGCAGCGAGGTCTACTTCCACTGGCTGCAACGGAAAGCCGAGGCTTTCGTTCGAATCGAGCTGCTTACGAAGACGTTATTCTGGCAGAGAGAATGGTGCTGCGTGTAACTCAGGTCATTCGTTATGCAATGGGGCACTCCGAAGATGGCGCAGCAATGATTCGTTCGCTGGAACAGATCTCACCATTACGTGAAGACATTTCGATTCGACTTGAAGAGCTTTCCAATGGCCTGCGAAAATCTAAGCAGATATCAAAAGGAATAGCTCAGTCGGAAAGTGAAGCCCAATTGAAACAAGACCTAAGAGAATTGATGAGCGAAGTAAGTGATCGTACTTTCCTTAGCCCGCCAACCTTTGTTTTTGCAATGGAGTATTTGCGCAGAGAAGTGAACCATCTGCACGAAGCCATTAATAAGATGCTTTAG
- a CDS encoding sulfite exporter TauE/SafE family protein: protein MLIEIFGYLALGIVAGLLGGILGIGGSVVLIPVLNLIFGFGFHLSQAAAMTVNPFIAAPAAWEHGRAGYINWPIFWRCLPSGILFIISAAILSNYIPAIYLQFIFGLFLVWVFIDGLVKLVRKRTEVQKNVRDANWWRCSLVGGITGAFSGLLGIGGGLATVPLLQKLCGLSLKTAIGTSSAIMILTTTCGALAKNISLSEKIADGSTVNGLTSISIAVWLIPTGIIGALIGAHLCHILPNRTVRSLFLILVAIAAVKMLVP from the coding sequence ATGCTTATTGAGATATTTGGATACTTGGCTCTTGGAATTGTGGCAGGCCTACTTGGTGGAATTCTGGGTATTGGTGGTTCAGTTGTTCTGATTCCTGTATTGAACCTGATTTTCGGTTTCGGCTTCCATCTGTCACAAGCTGCTGCCATGACTGTCAATCCATTTATTGCAGCTCCTGCAGCATGGGAGCACGGCCGAGCTGGATACATTAATTGGCCAATATTCTGGAGATGTTTGCCCAGCGGAATCTTGTTCATCATTTCTGCTGCGATCTTAAGCAATTACATTCCTGCTATTTATCTTCAGTTCATTTTTGGTCTTTTTCTTGTCTGGGTGTTTATTGATGGCCTGGTCAAGTTAGTTCGGAAACGAACGGAAGTTCAGAAAAACGTTCGCGATGCAAATTGGTGGCGATGTTCATTAGTTGGTGGGATTACGGGCGCTTTTTCAGGTCTGTTGGGTATCGGTGGTGGTCTTGCAACGGTGCCACTTCTGCAGAAGTTGTGCGGCCTTTCACTGAAAACAGCTATTGGCACCTCATCTGCGATCATGATTCTGACGACGACCTGTGGGGCGTTAGCAAAGAACATAAGTCTCAGTGAAAAGATTGCTGATGGTTCGACCGTCAATGGCCTCACCTCTATAAGTATTGCGGTGTGGCTCATTCCGACAGGCATTATTGGTGCACTCATTGGTGCACATCTATGCCACATACTTCCAAATCGAACGGTGCGATCGCTCTTTCTGATATTAGTCGCAATAGCGGCAGTCAAGATGTTAGTGCCTTAA
- a CDS encoding heavy metal-associated domain-containing protein, with protein MNKNVYMKVQGMGCQNCETAVSKAVKEACDGATDVEVDHRSGSVSYCCPDRSRTPQVLEAIIAVGYEASLVD; from the coding sequence ATGAACAAGAATGTCTATATGAAAGTCCAAGGAATGGGATGCCAAAACTGTGAGACTGCTGTAAGCAAGGCTGTCAAGGAAGCTTGCGATGGCGCAACAGATGTAGAAGTAGATCATAGATCTGGTTCTGTTAGCTACTGTTGTCCAGATCGGAGTCGAACACCACAGGTACTCGAAGCAATTATCGCCGTTGGATATGAAGCCTCGTTGGTGGACTAG
- a CDS encoding N(4)-(beta-N-acetylglucosaminyl)-L-asparaginase yields MPKPRIVSTWTFGLPANRVGWNVLKEGGSSLDAAEAVCRSCELDLEADSVGLGGLPDSDGEVTLDGCVMLGPDQHGAVAALGHCPHAASVARLVMERSRHSLLVGRGADQFAQKHGHQKRELLTEEVHERWLEWKRTGGKAVCGTGSGHRAGQLPIDDTIGVLAIDEEGTLAGACTSSGAAYKEPGRVGDSPLIGHGLYVDPQVGAAVATGTGELVMSVCGSFLAVEELRRGESPEASIKIVLERIMQRLDVKPEHQVAMLILLPDGSWSQGAIRDGYVTAEIDHTGETLCRPSLVLLPSS; encoded by the coding sequence ATGCCCAAGCCTCGAATTGTTTCAACATGGACATTTGGTCTTCCAGCCAATCGTGTTGGCTGGAATGTTCTCAAAGAGGGTGGATCCAGCTTAGATGCTGCCGAGGCAGTTTGTCGGTCTTGTGAACTTGATCTGGAGGCTGATTCTGTTGGTCTTGGCGGTCTTCCTGATAGTGATGGTGAGGTAACACTAGATGGCTGTGTCATGCTTGGGCCAGATCAGCATGGGGCGGTTGCCGCGCTGGGGCATTGTCCACATGCGGCATCAGTTGCTCGGCTGGTGATGGAGCGTTCCCGTCATTCCTTGCTGGTCGGCCGTGGGGCCGACCAGTTTGCTCAGAAGCATGGCCATCAAAAGAGAGAACTCCTCACAGAGGAAGTTCATGAACGCTGGTTAGAGTGGAAGCGAACTGGTGGTAAGGCTGTTTGTGGAACGGGCTCTGGACATCGTGCTGGACAATTACCTATTGATGACACCATTGGTGTATTGGCTATTGATGAAGAAGGTACGCTGGCTGGTGCTTGCACCTCTAGTGGAGCAGCATACAAAGAGCCTGGTCGAGTTGGAGACTCACCATTAATTGGCCATGGCCTGTATGTTGATCCACAAGTCGGCGCCGCGGTCGCAACTGGAACCGGTGAGCTGGTGATGAGTGTATGTGGTTCTTTTTTAGCTGTTGAAGAATTGCGACGGGGTGAAAGTCCAGAGGCATCTATCAAGATTGTGCTTGAGAGAATCATGCAGAGGCTGGATGTGAAACCTGAGCATCAAGTAGCCATGTTAATCTTACTGCCTGATGGTTCATGGTCCCAAGGTGCGATCAGGGATGGTTATGTCACAGCTGAGATAGATCACACAGGGGAGACATTATGTCGCCCATCTCTTGTGTTGCTGCCTTCTTCATAG
- a CDS encoding M12 family metallo-peptidase, whose product MTEKDRNRNFTELQYLVQEEYAAPTGVLVSINNTASSGEPFLSLLPIEGTPYIADLHPVTARSQNYQIITEDSNGKRTYLPPGVNRSIRGTLVGMPGSRVAGSLLPDGLHLRVEFAQGDIYWMEPIKSRIPSASSTDYVIYNDKDVSDCGGQCGNAVLANNFLPATYRSLSGNSTPPTSPASSGALQVCKIACEADYEFFQEFGSVSAVEDQINNIINAVNDQFEAEVGITHEITTIIVQTDADDPYTKSEASKLLNQFREHWKDENSDINRDVAKLFTGRDLNGSTIGLAFVGVICSDFSYLLVQSNFTSNFSCITDLSAHELGHTWSANHCNCDDNTMNAGLTCTNTFHPTKTIPEIESFRDSLSCLSQDNTGNEPSDCPDGQILDCIGNCIPETFLGDGFCDDGSFDFEGVPMFFDCPLYDCDYGDCDCGNDSNYGSESTYEDYDIQKGDKISGGKSKVKHVDGKYSIIDSKLYGNKQKIQVYLRLKSNVAADNLDRIDVSVELNVDTSDLTGKCYLYDNKNSKWKELAKVTLDSGFNRIQILDIGSRTKYLSSSDKIKVRFLAYKKNSPTFEIEIDRIAVTTYSK is encoded by the coding sequence GTGACCGAAAAAGACCGCAACCGGAATTTCACAGAACTGCAGTATCTGGTGCAAGAGGAATATGCGGCCCCAACAGGCGTACTAGTTTCAATCAACAACACAGCTTCTTCAGGTGAACCATTTCTCAGTTTATTACCAATCGAAGGCACCCCCTACATCGCTGATCTTCACCCCGTAACAGCACGCTCGCAGAACTACCAGATCATTACTGAGGATTCCAATGGAAAGCGTACGTACCTCCCTCCTGGAGTTAATCGGAGTATTCGAGGCACACTTGTAGGCATGCCCGGTAGTCGAGTAGCTGGTTCCTTGTTACCTGATGGGCTCCACCTCCGCGTTGAATTTGCACAGGGTGACATCTACTGGATGGAGCCTATCAAAAGCCGTATACCAAGTGCGTCTTCAACCGACTACGTCATCTACAATGACAAAGATGTAAGCGATTGTGGTGGCCAATGTGGCAATGCGGTCTTAGCAAATAATTTTTTGCCTGCGACTTATAGATCATTAAGTGGAAACTCAACGCCCCCTACCTCTCCCGCCTCATCAGGCGCATTGCAAGTTTGTAAAATTGCCTGTGAAGCAGACTACGAGTTCTTTCAGGAATTTGGCAGCGTCTCTGCTGTTGAAGATCAGATTAACAACATCATTAATGCTGTAAACGATCAGTTTGAAGCCGAAGTCGGTATCACCCATGAAATAACAACCATTATTGTTCAGACAGACGCCGATGATCCGTACACCAAGTCCGAGGCCTCAAAATTACTCAATCAGTTTCGAGAACACTGGAAAGATGAAAATAGTGACATCAATCGTGATGTTGCCAAGCTCTTTACGGGCCGTGATCTCAATGGAAGCACCATTGGCCTCGCATTTGTTGGTGTGATCTGCTCAGACTTTAGCTACCTACTCGTGCAATCAAACTTCACCAGTAATTTCTCGTGCATTACCGACTTATCTGCCCACGAATTGGGACATACCTGGAGTGCTAATCACTGCAACTGCGACGATAACACTATGAATGCTGGCCTGACCTGTACCAATACATTCCATCCAACCAAAACGATTCCAGAAATTGAATCATTCCGAGACAGTCTTTCCTGTCTTAGCCAGGACAACACAGGTAATGAACCCTCAGATTGTCCTGACGGGCAAATCCTTGATTGTATTGGAAACTGCATTCCAGAAACTTTTCTTGGTGATGGATTCTGTGACGACGGCTCTTTTGACTTTGAGGGCGTACCAATGTTCTTCGACTGCCCACTGTACGACTGCGACTATGGTGACTGTGATTGCGGAAACGACAGCAACTACGGCAGCGAATCAACATATGAAGACTACGACATCCAAAAAGGCGATAAAATTAGCGGCGGAAAATCAAAGGTAAAACACGTCGATGGTAAATACTCGATAATTGATTCGAAGCTCTACGGAAACAAGCAAAAAATCCAAGTCTATCTTCGTCTAAAAAGCAACGTAGCTGCTGACAATCTTGATCGAATTGATGTCTCAGTGGAACTGAACGTCGATACGTCCGACCTCACTGGCAAGTGCTATTTATATGACAATAAGAATAGTAAGTGGAAAGAACTTGCAAAGGTTACTTTGGACTCAGGCTTCAATCGTATTCAAATTCTTGATATTGGCAGCCGCACAAAATACCTATCTAGTTCTGACAAAATAAAAGTAAGATTCTTGGCTTACAAAAAAAACAGTCCTACTTTTGAAATTGAGATTGATCGCATCGCTGTGACCACATACTCGAAGTAG
- a CDS encoding WcaF family extracellular polysaccharide biosynthesis acetyltransferase, translating into MIDVMIITFNEALNLPFCLKSLSGWTNKIFVIDSGSTDETEEITHSFGAHFIHNDWPGYAAQKNWGLDNIKFESDWVLIIDADEVITNPLRKQIQAITVQPVDQIKENGFFLNRLTYFLDKPIRHCGYYPSWNMRLFKRGMGRYEKRPVHEHVIINGPLGYLKQPMLHNDRRGLGHYMAKHNRYSSLEAQALLSELKAGIRNDESVALTKSTRRRRWLKRKLFPKLPVPGIWRFLYMYFFRLGILDGRAGLAFCRFIAMYDDLVSWKIRSLKNQEDHITWEGRPVRIEPSVEAVGGLAHPEGTLPSLHTSPTAVDVPVASKLQMQPEASPWTLRDKILRTIWIVIGRPLFRISFHNWYRFRSFILRCFGGKIAKGVAIRPTVHIEVPWMLDIEEDATIGDHAILYSLGMIKIGKRSIISQYAHLCAGTHDYQDHTFRLQRTPISIGQDVWIGADSFVGPGVVIGDLSVVGARSSVYKDLPSSQVCVGNPAKPLKERILK; encoded by the coding sequence ATGATCGACGTGATGATTATCACGTTCAATGAAGCGCTTAATCTACCCTTCTGCCTAAAGTCACTCAGTGGGTGGACGAATAAGATTTTTGTCATTGATAGTGGTTCAACTGATGAAACTGAAGAAATTACGCACTCCTTTGGTGCTCATTTTATTCATAACGACTGGCCAGGATATGCCGCGCAGAAAAACTGGGGTTTAGACAATATTAAGTTCGAATCTGATTGGGTGTTAATCATTGATGCTGATGAAGTCATTACAAACCCACTCCGAAAACAGATACAAGCCATCACCGTACAGCCTGTCGATCAGATCAAAGAAAATGGCTTTTTCCTCAATCGACTCACTTACTTCTTAGACAAGCCGATCCGACACTGTGGCTACTACCCAAGCTGGAATATGAGGTTATTCAAGCGCGGCATGGGTCGTTACGAAAAGCGCCCAGTACACGAACATGTCATCATTAATGGACCACTGGGCTACCTTAAGCAACCAATGCTTCATAATGATCGTCGTGGGCTTGGGCATTACATGGCGAAGCACAACCGCTATTCATCACTAGAAGCGCAGGCACTACTATCAGAACTCAAGGCTGGCATTCGTAATGACGAGTCCGTTGCGTTAACGAAATCAACGCGCCGAAGACGATGGCTCAAACGCAAGCTCTTCCCAAAACTACCAGTCCCTGGCATCTGGCGTTTTTTATATATGTATTTCTTTCGACTTGGAATACTTGATGGGCGAGCTGGTCTTGCATTCTGCCGCTTTATTGCAATGTACGATGACCTTGTTTCCTGGAAAATTCGTTCCCTTAAAAATCAAGAAGATCACATTACTTGGGAAGGCCGACCGGTCCGCATCGAACCTTCCGTTGAAGCAGTTGGTGGGCTGGCTCACCCCGAGGGCACACTACCGAGTCTTCACACCTCACCAACGGCTGTCGATGTTCCAGTAGCTAGCAAGTTACAAATGCAGCCAGAAGCAAGCCCTTGGACCCTGCGGGATAAGATTCTCCGTACCATCTGGATTGTCATCGGCCGCCCTCTTTTCCGTATCAGCTTTCATAACTGGTATCGCTTTAGATCATTTATATTGAGGTGTTTTGGGGGGAAGATTGCAAAAGGTGTTGCGATCCGCCCCACCGTTCACATCGAAGTTCCCTGGATGTTGGATATTGAAGAAGATGCAACGATTGGCGATCATGCAATTCTCTATAGCCTTGGAATGATCAAGATTGGAAAACGTTCAATCATCAGCCAATATGCCCACCTCTGCGCCGGCACGCATGATTACCAAGATCACACCTTCCGACTACAACGTACACCAATCTCTATTGGCCAAGATGTCTGGATAGGCGCTGATTCCTTTGTGGGGCCAGGCGTCGTTATTGGCGACCTCAGTGTTGTTGGCGCTCGATCAAGCGTCTATAAGGATCTTCCCAGTAGCCAAGTGTGTGTTGGAAACCCTGCAAAACCGCTCAAGGAACGAATTCTTAAATGA
- a CDS encoding acetoacetate--CoA ligase, whose protein sequence is MSEILWQPTTEQIDQSQMMAFMKMAHDKCGVKLTSYDDLYQWSVSDPHDFWRTCWQFTDVIGEMGHRILTEDDQMPGATFFPDATLNYAENLLRRKDNAVAIYACAEDGAKSTLSFSELRSQVAKFQTALVRRGVKKGDRVAAIVSNTAESIIALLSVSSLGAIWSSCSPDFGADGILDRFGQIEPAVLITVADCSYKGKTIDLSSKIRSVTNGLPSLKNVIVIHQTELALDLSDLPGSVDWSTCLEESDSTDPVFPKLPFNHPLYILYSSGTTGMPKCIVHGAGGTLLTHLKEQQLHTDLREDDVLFYFTTTGWMMWNWLASGLSTGCPIVLFEGNPFFPNPQVLIDLIDQLKITVFGTSAKYIDALKNAGIQPSRTHSLDSLRAILSTGSPLVPEAFDYVYSAFKKDLMLSSISGGTDIVSCFVLGCPIRPVRRGEIQCRGLGLPIEVFDDNGLPVIEQPGELVCTGAIPCMPLGFFNDEDGSRYHQAYFDMFPGIWRHGDWALHTENDGMIIFGRSDATLNPGGVRIGTAEIYRQVEHFEEVTEALVVGQRIDSDQRIVLFVRLATEHDLTPDLIQKIKRRIRQNTSPRHVPSVICSVTDIPRTRSGKICELAVRDVLEGKPVPNTAAMANPEALEQFRDRSELMVS, encoded by the coding sequence ATGTCGGAGATTCTCTGGCAACCAACCACAGAACAAATCGACCAAAGCCAAATGATGGCTTTCATGAAAATGGCTCATGATAAATGCGGAGTGAAGCTAACTTCGTACGACGATCTTTACCAATGGTCTGTGTCAGATCCCCATGATTTTTGGAGGACTTGCTGGCAATTTACTGACGTAATCGGAGAAATGGGTCATCGAATATTGACCGAAGACGACCAAATGCCTGGGGCTACGTTCTTTCCTGACGCCACGCTTAACTATGCTGAAAATTTACTAAGACGAAAAGATAATGCAGTAGCAATTTATGCTTGCGCTGAAGATGGGGCCAAATCGACACTTTCATTTTCTGAATTACGATCTCAGGTTGCAAAATTTCAAACAGCACTCGTACGAAGGGGTGTCAAAAAAGGTGATCGTGTTGCCGCAATAGTCTCAAATACCGCCGAGTCAATTATCGCGCTCCTTTCAGTAAGTTCATTGGGCGCTATTTGGTCGAGCTGCTCTCCAGACTTCGGAGCTGACGGAATTTTGGACCGATTTGGACAAATCGAACCAGCCGTGCTTATCACAGTGGCCGACTGTTCTTACAAAGGTAAGACTATTGATCTATCGAGCAAGATTAGATCTGTAACAAATGGCCTACCCTCCTTGAAAAATGTGATCGTGATACATCAAACCGAGCTCGCATTAGACCTCAGTGATTTGCCCGGATCAGTAGACTGGTCCACATGCCTTGAAGAGTCAGATTCGACTGACCCTGTCTTTCCAAAACTACCTTTCAATCATCCGCTTTACATCCTCTATTCATCCGGAACAACAGGAATGCCCAAGTGCATCGTTCACGGAGCAGGCGGCACACTCCTCACTCACCTTAAGGAACAACAACTTCACACTGATCTTCGTGAAGATGATGTGTTGTTTTACTTCACAACAACTGGATGGATGATGTGGAACTGGCTCGCCTCTGGCCTCTCAACCGGCTGTCCCATCGTTCTTTTTGAGGGGAACCCATTCTTCCCGAACCCGCAGGTTCTGATTGATCTTATTGATCAGCTTAAGATCACCGTTTTTGGAACATCAGCAAAGTACATCGATGCGTTAAAGAATGCAGGCATTCAGCCATCTCGTACCCATTCTCTGGATTCACTAAGAGCAATTCTCTCAACCGGTTCACCATTGGTTCCAGAAGCTTTTGACTACGTGTATAGCGCATTCAAGAAAGATCTCATGCTGTCATCTATATCTGGTGGAACAGATATCGTTTCATGCTTCGTGCTTGGCTGCCCAATTCGTCCAGTACGACGTGGAGAAATTCAGTGTCGTGGCCTTGGACTGCCCATTGAAGTATTTGATGACAATGGCCTTCCAGTCATCGAACAACCTGGCGAGTTGGTTTGCACAGGTGCAATTCCATGTATGCCCTTGGGTTTTTTCAATGATGAAGATGGATCTCGCTACCATCAGGCATACTTCGACATGTTTCCAGGTATTTGGCGACATGGTGACTGGGCACTCCATACCGAAAACGATGGAATGATTATTTTTGGTCGCTCTGATGCCACTCTAAATCCAGGTGGGGTGCGTATTGGAACTGCAGAAATCTACCGTCAAGTCGAGCATTTTGAAGAAGTAACCGAGGCTCTTGTTGTTGGGCAACGGATTGATAGTGACCAGCGAATTGTCCTTTTTGTAAGACTCGCAACAGAACATGATCTCACCCCAGATCTGATCCAAAAGATCAAGCGAAGAATTCGCCAGAACACAAGTCCACGGCATGTACCTTCAGTGATCTGCAGCGTGACTGATATTCCTAGGACTCGCAGTGGCAAGATCTGTGAGCTTGCCGTTCGAGATGTACTGGAAGGCAAACCCGTCCCAAACACCGCTGCCATGGCCAATCCAGAGGCGCTCGAGCAGTTTCGGGATCGCAGTGAACTCATGGTTTCTTGA
- a CDS encoding arginase family protein, whose amino-acid sequence MPLDQSYTGDSERLDKQSNELPSKINNQSDTLRRVSGDLDHSKKEIALITADIGWGSANAAAEGAPQALLDAGLAEKIDAEVIRVPVSPKMGQASPTYEETEQIIASHICQVSDAVERAVREGYFPVVIGGDHTSAIGFHAGLGRAYGSLGIMWIDTHPDLNTLETSPSARIHGMVLAILLGRGSDLMLGTSSDCLTKDTQVAMVGTRDIDHGEMDWLNEGNINCMTMDYVRRNGLHGSLSEAVKTVCQGTKGFGLTIDLDAIDPEDVPFVATPVQGGIRLHELLEELHVLPSHEKMMGLEVTEYTPRSSEDYQAACEVVSSIIKAATASDNA is encoded by the coding sequence GTGCCTTTGGACCAAAGTTATACAGGTGATTCTGAAAGATTGGACAAGCAATCTAATGAGTTGCCATCGAAAATAAATAACCAAAGCGATACACTGCGCCGTGTTTCGGGTGATCTAGATCACAGTAAGAAAGAAATTGCGTTAATTACGGCTGATATTGGTTGGGGCTCTGCTAATGCTGCAGCGGAGGGCGCACCGCAGGCCTTGCTTGATGCAGGGCTTGCAGAAAAAATTGATGCAGAAGTCATTCGAGTACCAGTGTCACCCAAGATGGGTCAGGCATCTCCAACATATGAAGAAACAGAGCAAATTATTGCATCGCACATTTGCCAAGTTTCTGATGCGGTGGAGCGTGCAGTGCGTGAGGGGTACTTCCCAGTTGTTATTGGCGGGGACCATACTTCTGCAATCGGCTTTCATGCTGGACTTGGTAGGGCATATGGCTCACTTGGGATCATGTGGATCGATACGCATCCTGATTTAAACACGTTAGAAACAAGTCCTTCTGCAAGAATTCATGGCATGGTGCTGGCTATCTTGCTGGGCAGGGGTAGTGATCTCATGCTTGGGACTTCGAGTGATTGCCTCACTAAAGACACGCAAGTTGCGATGGTTGGAACGCGTGATATTGATCATGGCGAGATGGATTGGCTCAACGAGGGCAACATTAATTGCATGACAATGGACTATGTCAGGCGTAATGGTCTTCATGGCTCTTTGTCAGAAGCTGTTAAGACGGTATGCCAAGGCACGAAGGGGTTTGGCCTGACTATTGATCTAGATGCGATTGATCCAGAAGATGTTCCGTTTGTGGCAACACCTGTGCAGGGTGGCATTCGATTGCATGAACTGCTTGAAGAACTTCATGTGCTGCCAAGTCATGAAAAAATGATGGGGCTAGAGGTGACTGAGTACACTCCACGAAGCAGTGAAGATTACCAGGCCGCTTGCGAAGTAGTTTCTAGCATTATCAAAGCAGCGACTGCCTCAGATAATGCCTAG